The bacterium genome has a segment encoding these proteins:
- a CDS encoding serine protease codes for MEHLTKQQLVLVAMLIAFVTSISTGIVTVSLMENSTQPITQTVNRVVERTIEKVVQAPADGQKASAATIIREKETVIVKADDMVVEAVEKNKKSLVKILKKESEDKATFVANGFVLSDDGRIIVPFVLSEDEVEDSKTEETKSSYLVILPDGSSFDLRPVSVDKDNGWTFFHIVFSEDNKPTLSAVSIADENGIKLGQTVVTIGGDESLSVETGIVKILPIKEFVSKNEKDEEVKTSVLTEVVTGIGEDLPIGAPLVTLTGDVVALKVGKIFKPIHKNLLEPQIIE; via the coding sequence ATGGAACACCTGACTAAACAACAACTTGTTCTTGTGGCCATGCTTATCGCTTTTGTTACCTCAATATCTACCGGTATTGTGACGGTTTCTCTAATGGAAAACTCAACGCAACCCATAACACAAACAGTCAACCGCGTAGTGGAAAGAACAATAGAAAAAGTAGTGCAGGCGCCGGCGGATGGTCAAAAGGCCTCTGCCGCGACCATCATAAGAGAAAAAGAAACGGTGATAGTAAAGGCCGATGATATGGTGGTGGAAGCTGTTGAAAAAAATAAAAAATCGCTTGTTAAAATACTGAAAAAAGAATCCGAAGATAAAGCGACTTTCGTGGCGAATGGATTTGTTTTGTCCGATGACGGCAGGATTATTGTCCCCTTTGTTTTATCTGAAGATGAAGTGGAAGATTCAAAAACGGAGGAAACGAAATCGTCTTACTTGGTTATTTTACCAGACGGTTCTTCTTTTGATTTACGGCCTGTGTCGGTTGACAAAGACAACGGATGGACTTTTTTTCACATTGTTTTTTCTGAAGATAACAAGCCGACTTTAAGCGCCGTAAGCATTGCCGATGAAAACGGCATAAAGCTCGGTCAGACGGTTGTCACTATCGGCGGAGACGAGTCGCTGTCGGTGGAGACGGGTATTGTAAAGATTCTGCCCATTAAAGAATTTGTTTCAAAGAACGAAAAAGACGAAGAAGTCAAAACCTCGGTTCTCACGGAAGTCGTAACGGGAATTGGCGAGGATTTACCTATTGGAGCTCCTCTTGTCACTCTTACCGGGGACGTAGTGGCTTTAAAAGTGGGAAAAATTTTCAAGCCGATACACAAAAACCTCTTAGAACCTCAAATAATAGAATAG
- a CDS encoding cysteine desulfurase family protein, producing MSIKNLKLMARGSKRKARIYLDYASSTPIAPEVLKVIQKAEKEVFGNPSSIHKEGVEAKKLLEESRVKIARSLECRAEELVFTSGGTESNNMAIFGAFTDGAHVITTTIEHSSVLEPIRELEKRGATVTYLKPNSEGLINPEDVGKVLRPETALVSIQYANSEIGVVQPILKIGKLLSDFQNQRELQNPKQKPKTGRQTNFKLKVAKPVFHVDASQAPMYLNCSPSHLGADLVTFDAHKMHGPKGIGLLYKRRNVNLSPLIFGGGQENELRSGTENAPSAMGFAKAFELAFALREKESKRLKKLADYFYSLIRTNKRIDADSGMAKRVVINGSLEKRLPCNINISIEGINAEFFVLQLDAVGIACSTKSSCEEGKEESYVVKSLGGPKWRAKCALRFSLGRYTQKSDIDYLMKILENCVRKAIYKKENYENMVE from the coding sequence ATGTCAATAAAAAATCTTAAACTCATGGCGCGCGGTTCAAAGCGAAAAGCGCGCATATATTTGGACTACGCCTCTTCCACTCCGATTGCGCCGGAGGTTTTAAAAGTAATTCAAAAAGCGGAAAAAGAAGTTTTTGGCAATCCAAGCTCTATTCACAAAGAGGGCGTAGAGGCCAAAAAACTTTTGGAGGAATCGCGCGTTAAAATCGCGCGCTCTCTGGAATGTCGGGCAGAAGAGCTTGTTTTCACTTCGGGCGGAACCGAGTCAAACAACATGGCGATCTTCGGTGCTTTCACGGATGGCGCTCATGTGATAACGACTACCATTGAACATTCGTCCGTTTTGGAGCCGATTCGCGAACTTGAAAAAAGAGGCGCGACGGTTACATATTTAAAACCAAACTCGGAAGGTCTTATAAATCCGGAGGATGTGGGAAAGGTGTTGCGTCCTGAAACGGCGCTTGTTTCCATACAGTACGCAAATAGTGAAATAGGAGTGGTTCAGCCGATTTTGAAAATCGGAAAATTGCTTTCGGACTTTCAAAACCAAAGAGAGCTCCAAAATCCAAAACAAAAACCAAAAACAGGACGGCAAACAAATTTCAAGCTCAAAGTCGCAAAACCTGTCTTTCATGTTGACGCGAGCCAAGCGCCGATGTATCTGAATTGTTCGCCCAGTCATCTCGGCGCCGACCTTGTAACCTTTGACGCCCATAAAATGCACGGGCCAAAGGGCATTGGACTTCTCTACAAAAGACGAAATGTCAATTTGAGTCCCCTTATCTTCGGTGGCGGTCAAGAAAATGAACTGCGTTCAGGCACGGAAAACGCCCCCTCCGCGATGGGTTTTGCAAAGGCCTTTGAGCTCGCGTTCGCCTTGCGAGAAAAAGAATCCAAACGGCTTAAAAAACTTGCGGATTATTTCTATTCGCTTATTCGTACGAATAAGCGAATAGACGCGGACAGTGGAATGGCAAAGAGAGTGGTTATAAACGGCTCGCTTGAAAAGCGACTGCCTTGCAACATAAACATATCAATAGAAGGCATAAACGCGGAATTTTTTGTTCTCCAGCTTGACGCTGTAGGCATCGCTTGTTCCACAAAAAGTTCCTGCGAAGAAGGGAAGGAGGAGTCGTATGTGGTAAAGTCCTTGGGCGGTCCGAAGTGGCGGGCAAAGTGCGCTTTACGTTTTTCACTTGGCCGTTATACGCAAAAATCGGATATTGACTATTTGATGAAAATTTTGGAAAATTGTGTAAGAAAAGCAATTTACAAAAAGGAAAATTATGAAAACATGGTTGAGTGA
- a CDS encoding DUF4446 family protein, producing the protein MLKIMSIDPNLIIYAPLVLMAIVIIWLIRMEFKLHKFLKGRSASSLEELIHEVNAGLKESREFEDEMEKYLLSVETRLRNSAQGVGTVRFNAFRGTGEGGNQSFATAFLNEHGDGVVISSMYSRDRVSVFSKPIAKFKSEYELSKEEKEAVIKAKAQLPRSV; encoded by the coding sequence ATGCTAAAGATAATGTCCATTGACCCGAACTTAATAATATATGCCCCTCTCGTCCTTATGGCTATTGTGATTATCTGGCTTATCAGGATGGAATTTAAGTTACACAAATTCTTAAAGGGGAGAAGCGCTTCGTCTCTGGAGGAACTCATACATGAAGTCAATGCCGGTCTCAAAGAGTCGCGCGAGTTTGAAGACGAAATGGAAAAATACCTGTTATCCGTGGAAACGCGCTTGCGTAATTCCGCCCAAGGTGTCGGAACGGTGCGTTTCAACGCATTTCGCGGCACGGGGGAAGGCGGAAATCAGAGCTTTGCCACAGCATTTTTAAACGAACATGGAGACGGAGTTGTGATTTCAAGCATGTATTCTCGCGACAGGGTGAGCGTTTTTTCCAAACCAATCGCCAAGTTTAAATCCGAATACGAACTCTCCAAAGAAGAGAAAGAAGCCGTGATAAAGGCCAAAGCACAACTGCCACGAAGCGTGTAA
- the infB gene encoding translation initiation factor IF-2, with protein sequence MKENSSQSIALTPRPPIVVIMGHIDHGKSTLLDYIRKANSTAKEAGGITQHVGAYEALHTDKEGKERKITFLDTPGHEAFGKIRSRGAKVADVAVLVVSAEESVKPQTLEALKFIKENDLQYVVAITKIDKPDADVERVKKNLLENEVYLEGWGGEIPNVALSSKTGEGVSDLLEVISLMADIMDLKANPQKPAEGVVVESHLDRRKGITATLIIQDGSLETGQAVLAGNCLSSVRMLEDFQGKSIKKASFSSPVRIIGWSEIPPAGELFKAYDTKKEAEARREEVEKINEEMKSATDKSGASEKVIEETRAIIPLIIKADVWSSVEAMEHELEKIKSERVTFQIVSKGVGDINEGDIKSGAGSAETTVVGFNVKIDKRAEALIERLGIKTHTSDIIYKLTEWLGEIVKERTPKISTEEAQGEAKVLKQFGKEKDRQILGGKVTQGVLTVGANVKISRRDFELGKGVIKELQQQKNKTKEVSEGNEFGILVESKIEIMPGDKIIPYIVVEK encoded by the coding sequence ATGAAAGAAAATTCATCACAATCCATCGCTTTGACTCCACGGCCACCCATAGTGGTAATAATGGGTCACATTGACCATGGCAAGTCAACACTGCTTGACTATATCCGAAAAGCAAACTCAACGGCAAAAGAGGCCGGAGGCATAACTCAACACGTAGGCGCGTACGAAGCTCTTCACACAGACAAAGAAGGAAAAGAGCGAAAGATTACTTTTTTGGACACTCCGGGCCATGAGGCCTTTGGAAAAATACGCTCACGCGGAGCCAAAGTTGCCGATGTTGCCGTTCTGGTGGTGTCCGCGGAAGAAAGCGTAAAACCGCAAACTCTTGAAGCGCTGAAGTTCATAAAAGAAAACGACCTTCAGTACGTTGTCGCCATAACCAAAATAGACAAACCGGACGCCGACGTGGAAAGAGTGAAGAAAAACCTTTTGGAAAACGAAGTTTATCTGGAAGGGTGGGGCGGAGAAATCCCCAACGTGGCGCTCTCGTCAAAAACCGGCGAAGGAGTTTCCGACCTTTTGGAAGTGATTTCCTTAATGGCGGACATTATGGACTTAAAAGCCAATCCCCAAAAACCGGCGGAGGGTGTCGTAGTGGAATCGCACTTGGACCGCCGAAAAGGCATCACAGCCACCCTTATCATACAAGACGGCAGTTTGGAAACAGGACAGGCGGTCCTTGCGGGCAACTGTTTATCCTCGGTCAGAATGCTTGAGGACTTTCAAGGTAAAAGTATAAAAAAAGCGTCTTTTTCCAGTCCTGTCCGTATCATCGGGTGGAGTGAAATACCACCGGCGGGCGAACTTTTCAAAGCGTACGATACGAAAAAAGAGGCGGAAGCGAGGCGAGAAGAAGTCGAAAAAATAAACGAAGAGATGAAATCGGCTACGGACAAATCGGGAGCATCGGAAAAGGTCATTGAAGAAACACGCGCAATAATCCCTCTTATCATAAAAGCCGACGTGTGGAGTTCCGTGGAAGCGATGGAACATGAACTTGAAAAAATAAAAAGTGAGCGAGTAACTTTCCAAATAGTATCAAAAGGAGTTGGCGACATAAACGAGGGAGATATAAAAAGCGGCGCCGGAAGCGCCGAAACGACAGTTGTGGGTTTTAACGTAAAAATAGACAAAAGAGCCGAAGCTCTGATAGAACGACTTGGCATAAAGACGCACACTTCGGATATAATATATAAATTAACCGAATGGCTTGGCGAGATTGTTAAAGAACGTACACCGAAAATTTCCACCGAAGAAGCGCAAGGAGAAGCCAAAGTGCTGAAACAATTCGGCAAGGAAAAGGACAGACAGATTCTGGGTGGAAAAGTCACCCAAGGAGTTTTAACGGTGGGAGCAAACGTCAAAATTTCGCGCCGAGATTTTGAACTGGGAAAGGGAGTGATTAAAGAATTGCAACAGCAAAAGAATAAAACGAAAGAAGTTTCGGAAGGCAACGAATTCGGTATTTTGGTTGAGTCAAAAATAGAGATAATGCCGGGGGACAAAATAATACCCTATATAGTAGTGGAAAAATAA
- a CDS encoding ribosome-binding factor A codes for MSHTEDKTKRIIRDSAADFLSREANRYALITVTDVKLKDRGTKATIFITVLPTEYENASLDFTKRKRSDLRDFLKSHVRLRKIPFLDFEIDKGERNRQRIDELSG; via the coding sequence ATGTCTCACACGGAAGATAAAACAAAAAGAATAATCCGCGATTCTGCCGCGGACTTTCTGTCTCGGGAAGCAAACAGGTACGCTTTAATCACCGTAACCGATGTAAAGCTCAAAGACAGGGGGACGAAGGCCACCATTTTTATAACCGTACTGCCCACGGAATACGAAAATGCCTCTCTTGATTTTACAAAAAGAAAAAGAAGTGACTTACGCGACTTCCTAAAATCACATGTTCGGCTTAGAAAAATCCCATTTCTTGATTTTGAAATAGACAAAGGCGAGAGAAACAGGCAAAGGATAGACGAGTTGTCGGGATAA